A region of the Curtobacterium flaccumfaciens pv. betae genome:
CGGACAGTGACGCCGACACCGCGGCGACGTCGACGAACGCGCTCGGCGCGCAGACGACGACGACGGCCAACAGGGCGAACCTGCAGGACCCGTACTACCTGACGATGAAGGTGCCGGGTCAGGGGACCGCGTACTCGCTGTACACGACCTACATCCCGCAGCAGTCGGCCGGGGCGAACAACCGCAACGTGCTGACCGGCTACCTGGCGGTGAACTCCGACGCGGGTGGTGCCGGCAAGGGCGAGAAGGCGTCGGGCTACGGCAAACTCACGCTGTTGACGATGCCGAAGACCGACAACATCCCGGGCCCCGGACAGGTGCAGAGCCTCTTCAACGGTGACTCGACCGTGTCGCAGGAGCTCAACATCCTGAAGCGCGGCAACTCGACCGTGAAGCAGGGCAACCTGCTCACGCTCCCGGTCGGCGGCGGGTTCCTCTACGTGCAGCCCGTCTACGTCCAGTCGACCTCGAGTGGTTCGTACCCGCTGCTGCAGAAGGTCCTCGTGGCCTTCGGCGACAAGATCGCGTTCGAGGACACGCTCGACGAGGCCCTGAACTCGCTGTTCGGCGGGGACTCCGGTGCGGCGGCTGGCGACTCCGGCGCGAGCGGCGGCGACAGCGGCAGCGACAGCGGTTCCGGTTCCGACAGCGGGTCTGGCTCGGACACGGGTTCCGGCTCCGACACGGGCTCCAGCTCGACCGGCTCGACGGGTTCCGGCTCGGCCGACAACGACGCCCTGCAGAAGGCCCTGGCCGACGCCAAGGCAGCCCTGCAGGACCGCCAGGAGGCCTACGCCGACAACGACCTGGTCGCTGCGGCGGAAGCCGACCAGCGCCTCCAGGACGCGATCGAGGCCGCCACGGCAGCCGAGAACGGCAGCTGACACACCGTGGCGGGGCACTCGATTTGTGTCCCGCCACGGCCCCGTGTAGGCTTCTAAACGTGCCGCGGGGTGGAGCAGTTCGGTAGCTCGCTGGGCTCATAACCCAGAGGTCGTAGGTTCAAATCCTGCCCCCGCAACCAAGCGTCACATGAAGGCCCCGGTCCAACAGGACCGGGGCTTTCTTCGTGTCCCCGAACGCCGCCCCGAACGCAGTCCGGCCCGCAGGACGACCGCCCGCAGTCCCGCCCGCAGGACGACCGCCCGCAGTCCCGCCCGCAGGACGACCGAACGCAGGCCCCCGGGTACGCTCACCGCATGGCCACCCTCACGATCGCGGCGGCGCAGTTCGCCCCCGTGGACGACCCCGTCGCCAACCTCGACACCGTGCGCACCGCCGCCGTCGACGCGGCCGCCCGGGGTGCGGACCTCCTCGTCACGCCGGAGTACACCTCGTACTTCACCGCCGACATCGACGATCGGTTCGTCGCCGCGGCGCAGCCCCTGGACGGTCCGTTCGTCTCGGGCCTCCGCGACGTCGCTCGCGAGACCGGCATCGCCCTGGTCGTCGGGGTCGCCGAGTCAGCGGACACGCCGGAGCGCTTCCGGAACACCCTGGTTGCGGTGCTCCCGTCGGGCGACGTGGCCACGACGTACCGGAAGGTCCACCTCTACGACGCCTTCGGCTCGCGGGAGTCGGACCGAATCGAGTCCGGCGACCCGGAGCAGCTGCCGGTCTTCGAGCTCGGCGGAGTCCGCGTCGGGCTCGAGACCTGCTACGACCTGCGCTTCCCCGAGGTCACCCGGCGCCTCGCCGCTCCCGAGACCGGCGCGGCCGACGTCGTCGTCCTCCCGGCGGAGTGGGTGCGCGGGCCCGGCAAGGAGCACCACTGGCGCACGCTCCTCACGGCCCGCGCGATCGAGAACACCGTCTGGGTCGTCGGGGTCGGCCAGACGCCGCCCATCGGGATCGGTGGCTCGGTCGTCCTCGACCCGTCCGGCGTCGCCGTGGCCTCGGCGGGTGCCTCGCCGGGCACGCTCACCGCCACGATCGACACCACCGTCACGGACGCCGTCCGTCGGGTGAACCCGTCGTTGTCGCTGCGGCGGTACGACGTCGCACTGCGCACCCCGCCTGGAGGCCCGGGGCAGCGCTGACGCGTCCGTCGCGTCCCCGACGCGGTCGCGGCTCAGGCGCGGGGGCGCGTTCCGAGGGTCGCCAGGCGTGCGGCGGCGTCCTCCAGGACGCTCCGGCGCTTGCAGAAGGCGAAGCGCACCAGGGACCGGTAGCCGGCGACACGGTCCGGGCGGACGAACGCCGACACCGGGACCCCGGCGACCCCGGCCAGAGCCGGCAGTTCGAGGCAGAACGCGCGGGCGTCGTCGTACCCGAGCGGCGCGGCGTCGGCGAGCACGAAGTAGCCGCCGTCGGGGCGCATCACGTCGAAGCCCGCAGCCGTCAGTCCGTTCGCGAGCAGTTCGTGCTTCGCGCGCAGGTCGGCGGCGATGCCGGTGAACACCGCGTCGGGCAGGCGGAGTCCCACGGCGACGGCCGGTTGGAAGGGTGCGCCGTTCACGAACGTCAGGTACTGCTTGACCGTCGTGATCGCGTCGACGAGCGCCGGGGGAGCGGTGAGCCAGCCGACCTTCCACCCGGTGGTGTTGAAGGTCTTGCCGGCGCTCGACACCGACACCGTCCGTTCCGCGGCACCCGGCAGGGTCGCGATGGGCGTGTGCGGGACGTCGAAGGTCAGGTGCTCGTAGACCTCGTCCGTGATGATCACCGCATCGCGCTCGGTGGCCAGGTCGACGATCGTCTGCAGCACGTCGGTGGGCAGGACCCGGCCCGTCGGGTTGTGCGGGGTGTTCACGAGCACGGCGCGGGTGCGGTCGGTGAAGGCCGCACGCAGCGTGCGCTCGTCCGGCAGGAAGTCGGGTGCGGTGAGCGGGACCGTGACGTGCACCCCGCCGGCCAGCCGGATGAGCGCCCCGTAGGCGTCGTAGAACGGCTCGAAGGTGATCACCTCGTCGCCGGGTTCGACCAGCGCGAGGATCGTCGCGGCCAGCCCCTCGGTGGCACCGGCGGTGACGAGGACCTCGCGGTCGGGGTCGACGTCGAGTCCGTACCACCGCTCCTGGTGCTCGGCGATCGCCGCCCGCAGGTCGGGGGTGCCCCGGCCCGGCGGGTACTGGTTCGCGCCGTCGCGGATCGCCTGCACCGCGGCCTCGAGCACCTCGGCCGGCCCGTCCTCGTCGGGGAACCCCTGCCCCAGGTTGACCGCGCCGGTGCTGGCGGCGAGGGCGCTCATCTCGGCGAACACCGTCGGTGCGGGGACTCCGTCCGGTCCGAGCAGCATCGCTCCGTCGGCGGCTCGCAGCCACGGTCCTGCCTGGCGCATGTGGTTCCCTCCCGTGCGGGCGACGACGTGTCGCGCTGAACGGACCCCAACCTAGCTGTCCGTCCCGCGGCGGACCGGGGCACCGTGTACAGCGCACGCATAAGATCGCCAGGGGTGGCTCGCAGCCTCGCCAGAAGGACCGCTCAGGTGCTTGCGACAGACTGCACGAGCTTGAAAGGAGCACGTCCAGCATGACCGACACCACGCCCGACGGGCAGGGCGACGACCGCCGTCCGGACGATGCGGCTCCGCCTGCCGCCAGTGAGGACGCCGCAGCAGCGGCCACGAGAGGGAACACGTCGATGCCGAACGACTCCGACCAGCCGGACGAGACTCCTCGCCCGAACCAGAACGACGAGACGACCCCGGACCACACGGACGTGATCCCGTCGTCGACGGACCACCCGACCGACCGCTACACCGCGCCGTACCCGGCCGTCTCCGGTGACTCCCCGCGCGCGCAGCAGGGCGGCTACGGCCAGCAGACGTCGCCGTACGGCCAGCAGGCACCGCAGGCCCAGAACCCGTACGGCCAGCAGCCGCAGCAGAGCCAGAACCCGTACGGCCAGCAGTCGCAGTACGGCCAGCAGGCGCCGCAGGCCCAGAACCCGTACGGCCAGCAGTCGCAGTACGGCCAGCAGGCCCAGAACCCGTACGGCCAGCAGTCCCAGTACGGCCAGCCGGGCGCCGAACGCCCCCGCTACGGCGAGTACGCCCAGCCGACGTCCTCGTCCGCTCCGAGCTCGTCCTCCGAGTACGCGAACGCATCCGCGCAGGCCCCGCAGTCCGCCACGAGCGCCTTCGGCGACGTCGACGGCGCGAACCAGCGCAACGGGCACTACTTCAGCGACGACGCCTCGGGTGCCGCGGCGACCACGACGACCAAGGAGCGCTCGGGCCGCAACAAGCTGCTCCTGCCGATCATCGCCGGTCTCGTCGTGGCCGGGCTCGTGGGTGGCGGTGCTGGGTGGCTCGCATCGTCGGCGGCGAACGACGGTGGCAGCGTGGTGTCCTCCGGTTCGTCGCAGGGCGGCAACCTGACCGTCAACGACTACGACTCCGCCACCGTCGTCACGGCCGTCGCAGCACAGGCGACCCCGTCCGTGGTCACGATCAACGTGTCGGCGAGCAACGAGGCCGGCACCGGTTCCGGTGTCGTGATGAGCAAGGACGGCTACATCGTCACGAACACCCACGTGGTCACCCTCGACGGCGACAGCTCGAACGGCCGGATCACGGTGACGACCTCGAACGGCAAGATCTACGCGGGCAAGCTCATCGGCACCGACCCGACGGTCGACCTCGCGGTCATCAAGATCGATGCGACCGACCTCAAGCCGATGGAGTTCGCGGACTCGTCCAAGCTCAACGTCGGGGACACCGCGGTCGCGATCGGTGCGCCGCTGGGCCTGTCGAACACCGTCACCGACGGCATCGTCTCGACCCTGAACCGCAGCATCCAGGTCACCTCGAGCGCCCCCACCGAGGGCGGCGACTCGAACGAGGGCGGCAACGGCGGCTCGGGTCCCTTCGACTTCTGGGGCAACGGGGACAACGGCAGCAGCTCGTCCGCGAACACCACCGTCTCGCTCCCGGTCATCCAGACCGACGCCTCGATCAACCCGGGCAACTCCGGCGGTGCGCTGCTCGACTCGAAGGGCCGACTGATCGGCATCAACGTGGCCATCGCCTCGGCTGGCAGCTCGTCGTCGTCGGAGTCGGCCGCCGGCAGCATCGGCGTCGGCTTCTCGATCCCGGCCAACCTGGTCAAGCGGGTCGCGAACGAGATCAAGGACAACGGCTCGGCGACCCACGGGCTCCTCGGCGCAACGGTCGGCGACGCCACCGAGGACGCCAGCGCCACCCAGGTCGGCGCCCTCATCAAGTCGGTGTCCAACGGCGGTGCCGCGGCGAAGGCCGGTCTGCAGAAGGGCGACGTCGTCACGAAGATCGGCTCGGCGTCGGTCTCCGACGCCACCGACCTGACCGCGCAGGTGCGCTTCTTCGCGGGTGGCGCCTCGACGACGATCAGCTACGTCCGCGACGGCCAGACCCGCCAGGCCGACGTGAAGCTCGGAACGTACGACAGCAAGGGCTGACGCCACCACACGACGGACAGGAGGCCCGGGGCACGACGTGCGCCGGGCCTCCAGTCCGTCACGGGGGCGCGTCCCGCGCCGACGCAGGTGGGCGGTTCGGCCTCTTGATAGGCTCATGGTCGCTCTGCGGGGCGGCACCGCCCCGGTGCGTCCCGTGCCGCCAAGCCAGCACCCCGAGGTACGCATGCAGTCAGACGGACAGCCCCTGCCGGGCGTCTCGTACGTGATGCCCGTGCTGAACGAGGTCACCGAGGTCCGGGCCGCCGTCGGCAGTCTGCTCGACCAGGACTACGCGGGCCCGTTCGAGGTCATCCTCGCGCTCGGGCCGTCGATCGACGGCACGAACGAACTCGTCGCCGAGATGAGCGCTGCCGACCCACGGATCCGCGCGATCGACAACCCCGTCGGCTCGACGCCCGCCGGGCTGAACGTCGCGATCCGTGCGTCCGTGCACCCCGTCGTCATCCGCGTCGACGCGCACTCGGTCCTGCCCACCGACTACACGCGCATCGCGGTGCGCACGCTCCTGGAATCCGGAGCGGACAACGTCGGCGGCATCATGCGCGCCGAGGGCCGGACCCCCTTCGAGCGGGCCGTCGCCCTGGCCTACGGCAGCCGTGTCGGCCTCGGCGGCACGCCGCACCACGTGGGCGGCACAGCCGGCCCGGCCGAGACCGCCTACCTCGGCGTGTTCCGACGTGAGCGGCTGTTCGACGTCGGCCTCTTCGACGAGGGCATCAAGCGCGGCCAGGACTGGGAACTCAACCGTCGGCTGCGCCAGACCGGCGGGACCGTCTGGTTCACGCCGGAACTCGTCGTCACCTACCGCCCGCGGCCGAGCCTGAAGCGCCTGGTGCGGCAGTTCGTCGCCACCGGGCTCTGGCGCGGCGAGCTCGCGCGTCGGTTCCCGGCGAACAACGGCCTGCGCTACTTCGTGCCGCCGGCGATGGTCGCGGCGATGGCGCTGGGCGTCGTCGCCGGACTCGTCGGCATCGTCGGCGCGGCGCTCGGCACCCCGCTCGCCTGGGCGCTGCTCGGGTTCGTCGTGCCCGTCGTCTACCTGCTCTTCGTCGTCCTGGGGTCGATCGCGGTGGCGCGCCGCTCCGGGCTGCCGACGCTCCTCTGGTTGCTCGTCGTGCTGCCCTGCATCCACGTGGGCTGGGGGCTCGGGTTCATCATCGGGTTCCTGACCCGCACGTCCGAGCTGACCACCCACACGGGACGGTGACCGAATGACCGACCACCCCACGACCGGCCGCGGATCCGCACGGCCGACCTCGATCGCCGAACTCCGGGCCGTCGCCCAGCCGGACGAGGTCCGTGCGCGCGCCAACGCCGAGCACTGGACGGCCTCGCTGTACCTGCGCGACGTCTCGCCGTACCTGACCTGGGTACTCCTGAAGACCCGCGTCAGCGCGAACCAGGTCACCGGCCTGATGATCCTGGTCGGCTGGAGCGTCGCCGCCGCCCTGCTCATCCCCGGCATCTGGGGCGCCGCCCTGGCACTGGTCCTCGGCCAGCTGCAGATGCTCGTCGACTGCTCCGACGGCGAGGTCGCCCGGTGGCGCGGCACCAAGTCGCCCGCCGGGGTGTTCCTGGACAAGGTGGGGCACTACACGACCGAGGGACTGATCCCGGTCGCGCTCGGCATCCGCGCGGCCACCTGGCCCATCCACGGCGCCGACTGGATGTGGACCACGATCGGGTGCGCACTCGGCCTGGTCATCGTGCTCAACAAGGCCCTGAACGACATGGTGCACGTGGCCCGCGCGAACGCCGGGCTCGACAAGCTGGTCGACCGACGGGATGCGTCCACCGCCCCGTCCGGCCGCAGGCTCGCCTCGCTCCGCCGCGTGGCACGGTTCCTGCCGTTCCACCGCCTGTACCACTCGGTCGAGCTGAGCATGCTCGCGTTCGTCTTCGCCCTGCTCGCCCTGGTGATCGGTGACCCGCTCGCCAGCCGGATCCTGGTCGGCGCGCTGTTGCCGCTCGCCGTGCTCGCGACGATCGGGCACTTCCTGGCGATCATCGCCTCGAAGCGGGTCAAGGCGTGACCGAGGACACGACCGTGCCCGGAACCCTGCGTCGGCACGCGGTGGTGCACCGCGGACGACCGCGCGTCGCCGTGGTGAGCCTGTCGCAGGGCACCCGGCCGGAGGACCTGCGCCGCGGCCTCGACAGCGTGCTCGCCCAGCAGGACGTCGAGCTCGACGTCGTCTGCGTCGGCAACGGCTGGGCACCCACGGGCCTGCCGGACGGTGTGCGAGCCATGGCCCTGCCCGAGAACGTCGGGATCCCGGCCGGTCGGAACGCCGGGGCCGAGGTCGTCGACGGTGACTACGTGTTCTTCCTCGACGACGATGCGTCGGTGCCGTCGCCGACCTTCCTGCGCGACGCGATCGCGCTGTTCGAGCACGATCCGTCGCTCGGCCTCGTGCAGCCCCGGGTCGTCGACCCGACCGGTGCCGCGAACCCCCGCCGATGGGTGCCGCGGATCCGGAAGGGCGAGCCGGACCACTCGTCGCCGGTGTTCTCGGTCTGGGAAGGCGCCGTCGTGCTGCCGATGGACGTCTACCGTGCCGTCGGCGGCTGGGGGGCCGAGTACTTCTACGCCCACGAGGGCATCGAGCTCGCCTGGCGCGTCTGGGATGCCGGCCGTCGGACCTGGTACGCCGGCGACCTCGTGGCGCACCACCCCGCGATCGACCCGGCGCGGCACACCGAGTACTACCGGTTGAACGCCCGGAACCGGGTGTGGCTGGCTCGACGCAACCTGCCCGCGGTGCTGCGCCCGGTGTACGTGGGGTCGTGGGCCGCGATCCAGATCACGCGCTGGTGGCGTCACCCCCGCCGACTGGCCACCTGGTTCGGTGGGATCCGTGAAGGATGGACGACCGACTGCGGTCCGGTCCGCCCGATGGGCTGGCTCACAGTCGCACGGATGACCATCGCAGGGCGGCCGCCGGTCGTCTGACCCGCACGCCTCGTCCCACCAGAGCAGACCCGGAGAAGGACCATGTCGATCATCAGCGACCTGCGGACCGCGCTGCGGCTCGTCGAGCGACTCCTGACGTCCCGCCGCAGCCGGCAGCAGCTCGCACGGCGACTGCCGTCCGCGCCGAAGCCGGCGCCCGGTTCGGTCGAGATCGCCGTGTACTTCGCCGACGGTCCGGTCAACATGTACCAGGTGCGCCAGTGGTACGCACCGCTGGCCGAACTCGCGAAGACGCACCCGGTGGCGATCATCTCGCGGAGCCCGGGCACCATGCTGACCCTGCTCGAGGAGTCGCCCGTGCCCGCGGTCTACGCCCGGCAGGTGGTCGACCTCGAACACTTCGTCGACACGCAGGCGCCGAAGGTGGTGCTGTACGTCAACCAGAACGCCCGCAACTTCCAGATGATGCGGTACGGGCGGATGTGGCACGTCTTCGTCAACCACGGCGAGAGCGACAAGATGTACATGACGACGAACCAGTTCAAGGCGTACGACTACGCCCTGATCGCGGGGGACGCGGCACGTGACCGTCTGGCCGAGGCGCTGTGGGACTACGACCTGGACGCCCGGACCATCGCGATCGGACGCCCGCAGGCCGACCACTTCGCCGGAGCGGCCCCGTACCCCGACGACGACCGGACCGTCGTGCTCTACGCCCCGACGTGGGAGGGTGACCGCGGTGCCGCGGCGTACGGGTCGATCGCGTCGCACGGCACGGTCATCGCCGAGCAGGTGCTCGCATCGCCCCGTCACCGTCTGGTGTACCGCCCGCACCCGCGCAGCGGTGTGCTCGACCCCACCTACCGCGCGGCGCACGAGCGGATCGTCGCGGCGATCAGCGCGGCCAACGCCGCCGACCCGGCCGCGCACCACCTGTACGACGACGGCGGTGACCTCGGCTGGCAGCTGGCGGACGCGGACGTGGCGATCACCGACATCAGCGCGATGATCTACGACCGACTGGCGGTGGGCAAGCCGCTCATCGTCACGCGGCCGGTGTCGCCCGAGGCCGACGTCGACGAGCGGGGCTACCTGAGCGACGCGAACTGGCTGACCGCGGCGGACGCCCCGTCGGTGCTCGCCCGGGTCGACGCGGCCGCGAGCGACGCCGAGGAGCTCGCACGCCTGCAGCACTGGGTCGCCCGGTACTTCGGCGACACCACCCCGGGTGCGGCCACGGCGCGGTTCCACGCGGCAGTGGAGTGGTTGCTCGAGCGGTGGCGGACCGTCGCCGCCGAACGCGACGGGCGCTGACGGGCGATCGTCACCCCGCGGGCTCCGTGCCGGAGGCCGGTGCCGCGTCACGGCTGCATCCCCGGCCCGACGAGTGACATCCGCCAGAGGTACTCGGACCGGTCGGGCCGACGCCACCGGACGATGACGACCCCCGTGTCCTCGGGGTCGGCGCCGAAGACCGCCAGGGACAGCGATCGGCCGGGGTCGAGGCGGCGCACTGCGAGCGGCGGGCAGTACCCGTTGCCCAGGTGGGTGAGCGTGAGCCCGTCGACCGGCTCGGGGCCGGTGTTGACGAGGTCGTACCGACGCGGTGCGTGCGATCGGTCGACGGCGAACGGGACGGCGTACGCGGTTGGTGGGTGGTGCATGGGGGGAACGCTAGGGGGAGGGTCCGACGGCGGGACCCCGGGGGGCGGCCACGAGGGCCCGGGCTGTGGAGGGAGCCACAGACGCCCGTGTTGGTGCAGGGGGAGTACCCCGGCCGGTCAGGAGCCGTAGTCGGCCGCGTACCGGGCCAGCGCGGCCTCGATGGTGCCGTCGAGCTGCAGACGACCCTTGTCGAGGTAGAGCCCCCGGTCGCAGAAGCGGCGCAGGTCCTTGTCGCTGTGGGAGACGAAGAACAGCGTCCGGCCGCCGGCCAGGAGTTGCTCGATCCGCTTGTAGCACTTCTCGCGGAAGGCCTTGTCGCCCACCGCCAGCACCTCGTCGACCAGGATGACCGGCTCGTCGAGCCGCGAGATCACCGCGAACGCGATGCGGACCTTCATGCCGCTCGACAGGTGCTTGTAGGGGGTGTCCACGAAGTCGGCGATCTCGGCGAAGTCGATGATCTCGTCGAAGGCGTCGCGGATCTCGGCCCGGGACATGCCGTGCAGGCCCGCCGTCAGGTACACGTTGTCGCGCACGGTGAGGTCACCGACGAAACCACCCGTGATCTCGATGAGCGGGGCGACGCCGGCACCGACGTCGACGCGGCCCTCGTCGGGCAGCATCACCTGGGCCACGAGCTTCAGCAGGGTCGACTTGCCCTGTCCGTTCCGCCCCACGACCCCGATCGCCTCGCCTGGGCGGACGTCGAACGACACGTTGCGGAGCGCCCAGAACTCATCGGCACGCTTG
Encoded here:
- a CDS encoding glycosyltransferase family 2 protein is translated as MQSDGQPLPGVSYVMPVLNEVTEVRAAVGSLLDQDYAGPFEVILALGPSIDGTNELVAEMSAADPRIRAIDNPVGSTPAGLNVAIRASVHPVVIRVDAHSVLPTDYTRIAVRTLLESGADNVGGIMRAEGRTPFERAVALAYGSRVGLGGTPHHVGGTAGPAETAYLGVFRRERLFDVGLFDEGIKRGQDWELNRRLRQTGGTVWFTPELVVTYRPRPSLKRLVRQFVATGLWRGELARRFPANNGLRYFVPPAMVAAMALGVVAGLVGIVGAALGTPLAWALLGFVVPVVYLLFVVLGSIAVARRSGLPTLLWLLVVLPCIHVGWGLGFIIGFLTRTSELTTHTGR
- a CDS encoding S1C family serine protease, encoding MTDTTPDGQGDDRRPDDAAPPAASEDAAAAATRGNTSMPNDSDQPDETPRPNQNDETTPDHTDVIPSSTDHPTDRYTAPYPAVSGDSPRAQQGGYGQQTSPYGQQAPQAQNPYGQQPQQSQNPYGQQSQYGQQAPQAQNPYGQQSQYGQQAQNPYGQQSQYGQPGAERPRYGEYAQPTSSSAPSSSSEYANASAQAPQSATSAFGDVDGANQRNGHYFSDDASGAAATTTTKERSGRNKLLLPIIAGLVVAGLVGGGAGWLASSAANDGGSVVSSGSSQGGNLTVNDYDSATVVTAVAAQATPSVVTINVSASNEAGTGSGVVMSKDGYIVTNTHVVTLDGDSSNGRITVTTSNGKIYAGKLIGTDPTVDLAVIKIDATDLKPMEFADSSKLNVGDTAVAIGAPLGLSNTVTDGIVSTLNRSIQVTSSAPTEGGDSNEGGNGGSGPFDFWGNGDNGSSSSANTTVSLPVIQTDASINPGNSGGALLDSKGRLIGINVAIASAGSSSSSESAAGSIGVGFSIPANLVKRVANEIKDNGSATHGLLGATVGDATEDASATQVGALIKSVSNGGAAAKAGLQKGDVVTKIGSASVSDATDLTAQVRFFAGGASTTISYVRDGQTRQADVKLGTYDSKG
- a CDS encoding ABC transporter ATP-binding protein, which encodes MTATDQTRRIETVTPVISVRDAGICFKRNRRASRNFKDLFAGRGRRKRADEFWALRNVSFDVRPGEAIGVVGRNGQGKSTLLKLVAQVMLPDEGRVDVGAGVAPLIEITGGFVGDLTVRDNVYLTAGLHGMSRAEIRDAFDEIIDFAEIADFVDTPYKHLSSGMKVRIAFAVISRLDEPVILVDEVLAVGDKAFREKCYKRIEQLLAGGRTLFFVSHSDKDLRRFCDRGLYLDKGRLQLDGTIEAALARYAADYGS
- a CDS encoding glycosyltransferase family 2 protein; translation: MHRGRPRVAVVSLSQGTRPEDLRRGLDSVLAQQDVELDVVCVGNGWAPTGLPDGVRAMALPENVGIPAGRNAGAEVVDGDYVFFLDDDASVPSPTFLRDAIALFEHDPSLGLVQPRVVDPTGAANPRRWVPRIRKGEPDHSSPVFSVWEGAVVLPMDVYRAVGGWGAEYFYAHEGIELAWRVWDAGRRTWYAGDLVAHHPAIDPARHTEYYRLNARNRVWLARRNLPAVLRPVYVGSWAAIQITRWWRHPRRLATWFGGIREGWTTDCGPVRPMGWLTVARMTIAGRPPVV
- a CDS encoding carbon-nitrogen hydrolase family protein; amino-acid sequence: MATLTIAAAQFAPVDDPVANLDTVRTAAVDAAARGADLLVTPEYTSYFTADIDDRFVAAAQPLDGPFVSGLRDVARETGIALVVGVAESADTPERFRNTLVAVLPSGDVATTYRKVHLYDAFGSRESDRIESGDPEQLPVFELGGVRVGLETCYDLRFPEVTRRLAAPETGAADVVVLPAEWVRGPGKEHHWRTLLTARAIENTVWVVGVGQTPPIGIGGSVVLDPSGVAVASAGASPGTLTATIDTTVTDAVRRVNPSLSLRRYDVALRTPPGGPGQR
- a CDS encoding CDP-alcohol phosphatidyltransferase family protein; translation: MTDHPTTGRGSARPTSIAELRAVAQPDEVRARANAEHWTASLYLRDVSPYLTWVLLKTRVSANQVTGLMILVGWSVAAALLIPGIWGAALALVLGQLQMLVDCSDGEVARWRGTKSPAGVFLDKVGHYTTEGLIPVALGIRAATWPIHGADWMWTTIGCALGLVIVLNKALNDMVHVARANAGLDKLVDRRDASTAPSGRRLASLRRVARFLPFHRLYHSVELSMLAFVFALLALVIGDPLASRILVGALLPLAVLATIGHFLAIIASKRVKA
- a CDS encoding aminotransferase class I/II-fold pyridoxal phosphate-dependent enzyme translates to MRQAGPWLRAADGAMLLGPDGVPAPTVFAEMSALAASTGAVNLGQGFPDEDGPAEVLEAAVQAIRDGANQYPPGRGTPDLRAAIAEHQERWYGLDVDPDREVLVTAGATEGLAATILALVEPGDEVITFEPFYDAYGALIRLAGGVHVTVPLTAPDFLPDERTLRAAFTDRTRAVLVNTPHNPTGRVLPTDVLQTIVDLATERDAVIITDEVYEHLTFDVPHTPIATLPGAAERTVSVSSAGKTFNTTGWKVGWLTAPPALVDAITTVKQYLTFVNGAPFQPAVAVGLRLPDAVFTGIAADLRAKHELLANGLTAAGFDVMRPDGGYFVLADAAPLGYDDARAFCLELPALAGVAGVPVSAFVRPDRVAGYRSLVRFAFCKRRSVLEDAAARLATLGTRPRA
- a CDS encoding CDP-glycerol glycerophosphotransferase family protein, giving the protein MSIISDLRTALRLVERLLTSRRSRQQLARRLPSAPKPAPGSVEIAVYFADGPVNMYQVRQWYAPLAELAKTHPVAIISRSPGTMLTLLEESPVPAVYARQVVDLEHFVDTQAPKVVLYVNQNARNFQMMRYGRMWHVFVNHGESDKMYMTTNQFKAYDYALIAGDAARDRLAEALWDYDLDARTIAIGRPQADHFAGAAPYPDDDRTVVLYAPTWEGDRGAAAYGSIASHGTVIAEQVLASPRHRLVYRPHPRSGVLDPTYRAAHERIVAAISAANAADPAAHHLYDDGGDLGWQLADADVAITDISAMIYDRLAVGKPLIVTRPVSPEADVDERGYLSDANWLTAADAPSVLARVDAAASDAEELARLQHWVARYFGDTTPGAATARFHAAVEWLLERWRTVAAERDGR